A genomic region of Chlorobaculum parvum NCIB 8327 contains the following coding sequences:
- a CDS encoding radical SAM protein: protein MSVRARQAEDYYRYNLSKNGLPKIEVQIVDQCNLNCRGCSHFCGIADRVFYDLPQFEKDMNRLKRLFKKINKIKLLGGEPFLHPELISFIRIARDCFPLSDIVVVTNGILLPKVEPVFWSVCKEKNTAIEMSVYPPLQNKVSYYRELAKQNGVAFKSSKIKWFFTARINPEGDSDMKKAFNACRNNYFVPFLKDGAIYSCAISYAVRYYNKRFDKNIAESKGLDIYKSTSREIIDYLSRPIETCRWCAEFSPEFSWSSGKQEIEEWHINTYKNSV from the coding sequence TTGTCTGTACGTGCAAGGCAGGCTGAGGATTATTACAGATATAATCTATCTAAAAATGGATTGCCAAAAATTGAAGTACAGATTGTTGATCAATGCAACTTGAATTGCAGGGGTTGTTCTCACTTTTGTGGGATTGCTGATCGTGTGTTTTATGATTTGCCTCAGTTTGAAAAAGATATGAATCGATTGAAGCGATTATTTAAAAAAATTAACAAGATCAAGTTGTTGGGGGGAGAGCCGTTTTTGCATCCTGAGTTGATTTCGTTTATTCGGATAGCTCGTGATTGTTTTCCGTTATCTGATATAGTTGTTGTTACGAATGGTATTTTGTTGCCAAAAGTTGAGCCTGTTTTTTGGTCGGTTTGTAAAGAAAAAAATACAGCGATTGAAATGTCTGTTTATCCGCCCTTGCAGAATAAGGTTAGCTATTATAGAGAATTAGCTAAACAGAATGGAGTTGCTTTTAAAAGCAGCAAAATAAAGTGGTTTTTTACTGCGCGAATCAATCCGGAGGGGGATTCGGATATGAAGAAGGCCTTTAATGCCTGTCGAAATAATTATTTTGTTCCGTTTTTGAAAGATGGCGCGATATATTCCTGCGCGATTTCATATGCGGTGCGTTATTATAATAAACGATTTGATAAGAATATTGCTGAATCTAAAGGGCTTGATATATATAAGAGTACCTCAAGAGAAATTATAGACTATTTGTCACGACCTATAGAAACTTGTAGGTGGTGTGCGGAGTTTTCCCCTGAATTTAGCTGGTCTTCCGGTAAGCAAGAGATAGAGGAGTGGCATATAAATACATATAAAAATAGTGTGTAA
- the hypE gene encoding hydrogenase expression/formation protein HypE has protein sequence MTMQLSCPSPILQHETVQMAHGAGGRLSQELTARVFMPHLGNPVLDQLDDQARFEAEPGRIAFTTDTYVVSPIFFPGGTIGDLAVNGTVNDLAVGGAVPRYLSAGFVLEEGLPLADLERIVKSMAEAARKAWVVIACGDTKVVQKGQCDRIFINTSGIGFIPPGREVSCRNLRPGDAVLLSGTIGDHGMAILTTREGLSFQSRIRSDSAALNGMIADLLAAAPNLHAMRDPTRGGVAATLNELAASSSVGIELDEAAIPVREEVRGAAELLGIDPLTVANEGKMLVVVPAAESDAALAAMRSHEHGREAAVIGKVTEEHPGMVVMRTPFGSRRIVEMPLGEQLPRIC, from the coding sequence ATGACCATGCAACTGAGCTGCCCTTCGCCGATTCTTCAGCATGAAACCGTCCAGATGGCTCATGGCGCGGGCGGGCGTTTGTCGCAGGAGCTGACGGCGCGGGTGTTCATGCCGCACCTCGGCAATCCGGTGCTCGACCAGCTCGACGATCAGGCGCGGTTCGAGGCCGAGCCGGGGCGCATCGCCTTCACCACCGACACCTACGTCGTCTCGCCGATCTTTTTCCCCGGCGGCACCATCGGCGATCTGGCGGTCAACGGCACGGTGAACGATCTCGCCGTCGGCGGCGCGGTGCCGCGCTACCTCAGCGCCGGGTTCGTGCTTGAAGAGGGATTGCCGCTCGCCGACCTCGAACGGATCGTCAAAAGCATGGCCGAGGCCGCGCGGAAGGCGTGGGTGGTCATCGCGTGCGGCGACACGAAAGTGGTGCAGAAAGGGCAGTGCGATCGAATTTTCATCAACACCTCCGGCATCGGCTTCATCCCGCCGGGCCGCGAAGTGTCGTGCCGCAACCTCCGCCCCGGCGACGCGGTGCTGCTCTCCGGCACCATCGGCGACCACGGCATGGCGATCCTCACCACCCGCGAGGGCCTCTCCTTCCAGAGCCGCATCCGGAGCGACTCCGCTGCCTTGAACGGCATGATTGCCGACCTGCTCGCAGCCGCGCCGAACCTCCATGCCATGCGCGACCCCACGCGCGGCGGCGTCGCGGCCACGCTCAACGAACTCGCCGCCTCCTCATCGGTCGGCATCGAACTCGACGAAGCCGCCATTCCCGTGCGCGAGGAGGTGCGCGGAGCCGCCGAACTGCTCGGCATCGACCCGCTCACCGTCGCCAACGAAGGCAAAATGCTCGTCGTCGTTCCCGCCGCCGAATCCGATGCGGCGCTTGCCGCCATGCGCTCGCACGAGCACGGACGCGAGGCCGCCGTCATCGGCAAAGTCACTGAAGAGCACCCCGGCATGGTGGTGATGCGCACGCCCTTCGGCAGCCGACGCATTGTTGAAATGCCGCTGGGGGAGCAGTTGCCGCGGATTTGCTGA